In one window of Camelina sativa cultivar DH55 chromosome 15, Cs, whole genome shotgun sequence DNA:
- the LOC104746723 gene encoding F-box protein At1g47810-like, with amino-acid sequence MSEKNEQSLDPIPVDVLFEILMRLPAKDVARFLCVSKFWATIIGGREFIRSYSLQTSQQPRLLFAFNNEIKGYQENWYFFSKSTHVSTPLSSCEREPVNGRFSQGHGGASLVNKVAVVEEEPPEFLSSTVCHLKKLRYNKPSYVHGLICFLYGEEQVVTNPVTGKSITLPTLKSTEMIVRSFLGYDPIDAQYKVLCLTNVTRFCEHQVLTLGGAQNWRMVQYCCIPPHYPGYDSVCIDGILYYSASSSCTMKEPFLVGFDLRSESLEVASLIPEGLGSLNETNLINYRGKVALVTQSNGIVYHFYLWVLQDAKKQEWSKEHLSFHTGVTRNLHRRRLEILGVSDMGEIVFAPIRFEELVVYFLDHKTNRIRRVVLEGNPKHKFRDFNQVFTFLHNVESVLFL; translated from the coding sequence ATGTCGGAGAAGAATGAGCAATCTCTGGATCCAATTCCGGTGGACGTGTTGTTCGAGATCCTCATGAGGTTGCCTGCGAAAGATGTAGCCAGGTTCCTTTGCGTATCGAAGTTTTGGGCAACAATCATCGGCGGTCGGGAATTCATCAGATCCTACTCGCTTCAGACTTCCCAACAGCCTCGCCTCCTCTTCGCTTTCAATAACGAAATAAAAGGTTATCAAGAAAATTGGTACTTCTTTTCCAAATCAACTCATGTTTCTACTCCACTGAGCTCGTGTGAGCGTGAGCCCGTGAATGGCCGGTTTAGTCAAGGGCATGGTGGTGCTAGCCTAGTAAATAAAGTTGCTGTTGTGGAGGAGGAACCACCAGAGTTTCTATCAAGTACGGTGTGTCACTTGAAGAAACTACGGTACAACAAGCCTAGTTATGTTCATGGGTTGATCTGTTTTTtatatggtgaagaacaagtcGTAACTAACCCCGTCACAGGCAAGTCCATAACCTTACCCACTCTCAAATCCACTGAAATGATCGTCAGATCTTTTTTAGGATATGATCCAATCGATGCCCAATACAAAGTGTTGTGCTTGACCAATGTTACTCGGTTTTGTGAACATCAAGTCCTCACATTGGGAGGAGCTCAAAACTGGAGAATGGTCCAGTACTGTTGCATTCCTCCTCACTATCCTGGATATGATTCTGTGTGCATAGACGGCATCTTATATTACAGTGCTTCCTCTAGTTGTACCATGAAGGAGCCATTCTTGGTGGGGTTTGATTTGAGGTCTGAAAGTTTGGAAGTTGCTTCCCTTATTCCTGAGGGTCTTGGATCATTGAACGAAACTAATTTGATAAACTACCGTGGGAAAGTGGCTCTTGTCACTCAATCTAATGGAATCGTCTACCATTTCTATTTGTGGGTTTTACAGGATGCCAAGAAACAAGAGTGGTCCAAAGAACACCTATCTTTTCATACAGGTGTTACTAGGAATCTCCATCGCCGCCGCTTGGAAATCTTGGGCGTTTCTGATATGGGAGAGATTGTATTTGCACCCATCAGGTTTGAAGAGTTGGTTGTTTATTTTCTGGATCACAAAACTAACCGGATTAGAAGAGTTGTCCTTGAAGGAAACCCCAAGCATAAGTTTAGAGATTTTAATCAAGTATTTACTTTCTTGCATAACGTAGAgagtgttctgtttctttaa